Proteins from a genomic interval of Corvus moneduloides isolate bCorMon1 chromosome 6, bCorMon1.pri, whole genome shotgun sequence:
- the RPS29 gene encoding 40S ribosomal protein S29: MGHQQLYWSHPRKFGQGSRSCRVCSNRHGLIRKYGLNMCRQCFRQYAKDIGFIKLD, encoded by the exons ATGGGCCACCAGCAGCTCTACTGGAGCCACCCCAGGAAGTTCGGGCAGGGCTCCCGCTCTTG CCGCGTGTGCTCCAACCGCCACGGCCTCATCCGCAAGTACGGGCTCAACATGTGCCGGCAGTGCTTCCGCCAGTACGCGAAGGACATCGGATTCATCAAG CTGGACTGA
- the LRR1 gene encoding leucine-rich repeat protein 1 produces MRLQCEVEVLSRLLPTYGLRGRGRAARALLSLGRPPGAAGAGIYLMVCTARDRGGARYKVQQNVERLFTRFVEEGKATVRLREPAVDLCLSKANVINLKTFLSAVRLAHQGSDTGVLPLSPLVPAKNSDVEKPKTKMIITSRRDYPLTKSFPFSLEHLQTSYCKLARIDTRVLCLKKLRKLDLSHNHIKQLPATLGDLVCLQELDLHDNHLEAFSGALCSSSLQKSLQFLDLSQNQIQALPIEFCQLRGLVQLRLDDNALLRLPCRIGQLSHLRFLSAARNKLPFLPSDFRKLCLENLDLFGNPFEQPNPLVPNIQLKIPLTLLECAARATVNHRIPYGCHLLPSHLCKDLEVAKTCRCGSACLSSFIQITVTMNLHHVAHTVVLVDNMGGTEAPILCYFCSLDCYSQFLDRHLQSNG; encoded by the exons ATGCGGCTGCAGTGCGAGGTGGAGGTGCTCAGCCGGCTCCTGCCCACGTACGGgctgcggggccgcggccgcgcgGCGCGGGCGCTGCTGTCGCTCGGGCGCCCGCCCGGCGCTGCCGGTGCAGGGATTTACCTCATGGTGTGCACGGCGCGGGACCGCGGCGGGGCTCGGTACAAG GTGCAGCAGAACGTGGAGCGGCTCTTCACGCGCTTCGTGGAGGAGGGGAAGGCCACGGTGCGGCTGCGGGAGCCCGCGGTGGATCTGTGCCTCAGCAAG GCAAATGTGATCAATTTAAAGACTTTCCTTTCAGCCGTGAGACTGGCTCACCAAGGCAGTGACACCGGAGTTCTCCCTCTCTCACCTCTGGTCCCAGCAAAGAATTCCGACGTGGAGAAACCCAAGACCAAAATGATCATCACTTCCAGGAGGGACTATCCCCTCACCAAGagcttccccttctccctggaGCACCTGCAGACCTCGTACTGCAAACTGGCCAGGATCGACACGAGGGTGCTGTGCCTGAAGAAGCTCCGCAAGCTGGACCTGAGCCACAACCACATCAAGCAGCTGCCGGCCACCCTGGGGGACCTGGTGTGTCTGCAGGAGCTCGACCTGCACGACAACCACCTGGAGGCCTTCAGCGGGgccctgtgcagctccagcctgcagaAATCCCTGCAGTTCCTGGACCTGAGCCAGAACCAGATCCAGGCGCTGCCCATTGAGTTCTGCCAGCTGCGGGGCCTGGTGCAGCTGAGGCTCGACGACAACGCCCTGCTGCGCCTGCCCTGCAGGATCGGGCAGCTGAGCCACCTGCGCTTCCTGTCGGCAGCACGGAACAAGCTGCCCTTCCTGCCCAGTGACTTCAGGAAACTCTGTCTGGAGAACCTGGATCTCTTTGGGAATCCTTTTGAGCAGCCCAATCCGCTGGTTCCCAACATCCAGCTGAAAATCCCATTGACTCTGTTGGAGtgtgctgccagggccaccGTCAATCACAG AATCCCTTACGGCTGTcacctcctcccttcccacctttGCAAGGATCTGGAAGTGGCCAAAACGTGCCGGTGTGGGAGCGCCTGCCTGAGCAGCTTCATCCAGATCACGGTGACCATGAACCTGCACCACGTGGCCCACACCGTGGTGCTCGTGGATAACATGGGAGGCACGGAAGCTCCCATCCTCTGCTACTTCTGCTCCCTGGACTGCTATTCCCAGTTCCTGGACAGGCACCTCCAGAGCAACGGGTGA